The Buchnera aphidicola (Brevicoryne brassicae) DNA window GAAAGAAATGTTAATTTTAATTGATGGAATTGCTTCTTATCCAAAAATTAAAAAATTATTGTCTGGATCACTTTCTCCTAAATATTTATCATTAGTATTTATTGAAATTAGTGGTAATTTAATTGATGATGAGGCAAAGAATTTAATAAGATTATTATCTGAAAATCAACGCTTTAATATACTAAATAATATATTAGAACAATTTTTAGAATTAGAAGCTAATTACAAAAATATTTTAATTGTTGAATTAAAAAGTGCATATTCTTTAGAACAAAAACAAATTATTAAAATACAAAAAGCATTAGAAAATGTATGTTTGAAAAAAATTAAATTTATATATAAAGTCGATCATTTTCTATTAGATGGTATTGTTATTAAGATAAATGACACAATTTTTGATTTATCTGTTCAAAATCATCTTA harbors:
- a CDS encoding F0F1 ATP synthase subunit delta, producing MSVVDTISRPYAKAIFEIAVSSNSIQKWKEMLILIDGIASYPKIKKLLSGSLSPKYLSLVFIEISGNLIDDEAKNLIRLLSENQRFNILNNILEQFLELEANYKNILIVELKSAYSLEQKQIIKIQKALENVCLKKIKFIYKVDHFLLDGIVIKINDTIFDLSVQNHLKQLFNALNF